The Candidatus Nitrospira nitrificans sequence TCTCGGAGGTGTCGCGCTCGTGGTGGTCACGAAAGCCTTTTCGGAGGTGGTGCTGACACGATTGGGCCAAGACATCATCGCGCAGTTGCGGGTGCACCTCAGTGAACAGATTCTTCGCGCGCCGCTCCGGCACGTGCAGGAACTCGGCCGCCATCGATTGCTGGCCGCGCTCAACGAGGATACGGACGTCATCGCCCAGGCCTACGTGCAAATTCCGTTGATTTGCGTGAACGGCGCGACGGTCGTCGGATGTCTGGCCTATCTCGGCTGGCTTTCATGGCCGGTGCTGGCCATCGTCCTCGGCTTCATGATCTTCGGCGCGCTGTCGTTCCAAGCGCAAGAAAAGCAGGCTCTCCACTCGTTCAAGCGGGCGCGAGAAACAAACGACACGTTGTTTCGCCATTTTCAATCGATTCTCGAAGGCATCAAAGAGCTCAAGCTTCACCGTGAACGCCGCCAGGCATTTCTCGCCACCGCGCTCCGTCCGACCGTGACGGCGTATAAGCGGGACTTCGTCAAGGGCATGACGGTCTACGCCATCGCCACGAACTGGGGCATGTTCTTGTTCTATGCGGTCATCGGGCTTGCTCTGTTTGTTCTGCCGGAGTGGCTGACGCTGACTCCCCAGGCCATCGCGGGAGCGACGCTCGTGCTCCTCTATATGATGGGGCCGTTCGCGCAAATCGTCGAAACCCTGCCGAGTGTCGGACGCGCCGATGTCGCGCTGGAAAAAGTCGAGACGTTGGGGCTGTCGCTTGAAGCGGCTTCAGCTCAAGACCAACTCGAGAAAAGCGAAACGGTCAGGATGAAAGGCTCCGGCGGACCCGTCCTCAACATCGCGTGGAAGCGGATCGAGCTGGTCGGGGTCACGCATCGATATTACCGGGAGGAGGAAGAAGGCAGTTTTCATCTGGGTCCGATCGAACTGAGTTTCACTCCGGGTGAGCTGGTCTTTCTTGTCGGCGGAAACGGCAGCGGAAAAACGACGCTCGCATTGCTGCTGTTGGGGCTTTACGCGCCGGAATCGGGAACGATTCGCCTCGATGGGGTTCCCATCGACGAAATCAATCGGGAGAATTATCGCCAGCTCTTCTCCGCCGTGTTCTCCGACTACCACCTCTTCGACACCTTGTTCGGTTTGAACAGGACCGACCTCGATGGACAAGCGCGTGAATATGTGGATCGTCTGCAGCTCCAGGGGAAAGTGCGGATCAGAGACGGGGAGTTTTCCACGCAAGCGCTTTCACAAGGGCAACGCAAACGGTTGGCCTTGTTGACCGCCTATCTCGAGGACCGTCCGTTCTATGTGTTCGACGAGTGGGCGGCCGATCAGGATCCGGTGTTTCGCAGGGTGTTCTACGAAGAGCTGTTGCCCGACTTGAAGGCTCGGGGGAAAACGGCACTGGTCATTACCCATGACGATCAATACTTTTCGATCGCGGATCGATGTCTCCGGATGGATCTGGGAAAGATCATGACAGTGTCGGAAGGGGCGGGTGCCTTTCGATAACCGGTACCGCTGTCGGCATGCGGCAATCGGGGCCACAGTCGCAACGTTGCCGTACTTGTGAAGGAAGGAGCGCGTGATGACCGTTCATGTGGATGAGATGAAGAAGCTGTTTTCGGCAATGCCGCAGTCCGTGGTGGAAGCAAGAGAACGGAATCCCTATCTCAAACGACAGGCAGGGCGGGAGTCGAATGCCCGCAGTTACCCGAGACGGCTTCCGTTGGCGCTGAGCAAGGCCAAGGGCATCTATGTGCAGGATACCGACAACCGAACATACATCGATTGCCTGGCCGGCGCCGGCGCGCTGACGTTGGGGCACAACCATCCGGTCGTCTTGGACGCCATCCAGCAATTATTGCGGGACGGCGTGCCCTTCCAGACGCTGGATCTGACGACGCCGGTGAAAGACCGCTTTGTCGATGCGCTCTTCGGCGCGCTGCCGAAAGAGTTCGCGGAAGAGGCGCGCATTCAGTTTTGCGGCCCCTCCGGAGCTGACGCGGTGGAGGCCGCCGTCAAACTGGTGAAGACGGCCACCGGGCGGCGAACGATTCTGTCGTTCCACGGCGCCTATCACGGGATGACGCACGGCGGATTGGCGCTGACGGGCCACCTGGCGCCGAAAGCCGCCATCACCGGTCTGATGCCGGATGTCCAATTCCTTCCGTACCCCTACGATTACCGTTGTCCCTTCGGCGTCGGCGGCGAGGGAGGGCATCGTCTCTCCAGCACCTATATCGAGCGATTACTCGACGATCCGAACAGCGGTGTCGTGTCGCCGGCGGCTGTGATCCTGGAAGTGGTTCAGGGTGAAGGGGGCGTGATTCCTTCGCCTGATGCCTGGCTCAGGGAGATTCGCCGAATGACCAAAGATCGCGACATTCCGCTGATCGTCGATGAGATTCAGACGGGATTGGGGCGGACCGGATCGTTGTTTGCGTTCGAGCGCGCCGGGATCATTCCCGACGCGGTGGTGTTGTCCAAGGCGATCGGGGGTGGGTTGCCGTTAAGCGTGGTGGTGTATCGGGCCGAATTGGATCAGTGGCAACCAGGAGCGCATGCCGGCACCTTCCGCGGAAACCAGATGGCCATGGCCGCGGGCGCGGCCACCATCGAATTCGTCCGAACTCATCGCTTGGACCAGCACGCTCAAATCATGGGGGAGCGCCTCCTCTCGCATCTGCGCAAGGCCCAGGCGTCGTTGCGCAGTTTCGGCGACGTGCGCGGTCGCGGGTTGATGATCGGTGTCGAAATTATCGATGCCGACGCGAGCCCCGACGCCGGAGGAGCCTATCCGGCCGCTCCGGAACTTGCGCGAAAGATTCAATCCCAGGCCCTCAATCGCGGGCTGATTCTCGAATTGGGCGGACGCAACGGCAGTGTGGTGCGATTTTTGTCGCCGCTCATCGTCACCGCCGAGGAAGTGGACACGATTGCGTCGATATTCTGTGACGCAGCTCGAGCGGCGGAGCAAGATTCACGCGTATGAGACGAGTCGCTCTCCCAATGGTCGTCTGCCTCGTGCTGGCCTGTGGTGTGGGTTACGTCGTGATGACGATTCGCGCCTCCTTGCCGATGTTGGACGGCGAAGTGAGCGTGAACGGTCTGCACGAACCGGTCACGGTCACTTCGGATGCCTACGGTATCCCGACCATTATGGCCGGTTCGCGAGCGGATGCGATCCGAACTCTCGGGTATGTCACCGCGCGCGACAGGCTGTTTCAAATGGATCTCCTGCGCCGTTCCGGCGCAGGGCGGCTGGCCGAGGTCCTAGGTGAAACGATGCGCGAAACCGATCTCAGGCAACGCATGTTCGGATTCAGCGGCGCCGCCGGAGCCATAGCAAAACGGTTACCGCAAGATCAGCGGGATGTCCTCGATGCATACACGGATGGGGTGAACGACTACCTGGATCGGATGGAAACTCCACCGGTCGAATGTGTGCTGCTCGGTTATAAGCCGGATCGCTGGAAGGTCGAGGACAGTCTTCTGATCCTGCTTGGAATGTTTCATATGCTGAGTGGGACCGACGAGGAAGAGCGGATGCGAACGGTGATGGAACAGACGTTGCCTTCTGAAGTCGTCACGTTTCTTGTTCCGGAGACGGATCCCTACACGGATGCGGTGCTCGGCAGGAAATCATTCTCTTCTCCGGCGATTCCAATTCGGGCCCTGGCGGCCTTACGGAGGCCTCTCGATCAGATGCACGCGCGCCGGGCGAGCCTGGTTCGATTCGGCAAGAGCGGCAAGAGCGGATTGGGTTCGAACGGGTGGGTTGTGCAAGGCGCCAAGACGGCGGATGGACGATCCGTTCTTGCAAACGACATGCATTTGGACATGTCCGTTCCCAACATCTGGTACCGCATCCAGCTGCGATACGGGCAGGTCGAACTGGCCGGTGTTGCGGTTCCCGGTATCCCGGTCGTCGTTGCGGGCACGAACGGTCTCGTGGCTTGGGGCGTGACGAATGTCGAGGGAGATTTTCTAGACCTCGTGCGTTTGGAGGTCAATCCCCTCGATGGGAATGAGTACAAGACGCCGGACGGCTGGAAGCGGTTCACGATCAGACGAGAAATCATCAAGGTGAAAGATGCTCCTGACTCCGTGGTGGAGATCAAAGACACCGTGTGGGGACCTGTGTCGCACAATGCTCTGATGGATGGGCCTGTGGCCGTTCGCTGGACCGCGCTCGATCCGGAGGCCGTCAATCTTGGGCAGCTCGGCATGGATCAGGTCCGGTCGGTAGATGAGGCCGTCACGGTCATGACCCATGCGGGCGGTCCCGCGAACAACGTCATTCTCGCGGACAGCGGCGGCCACATCGCCTGGACCTACACCGGTAAGATTCCCATGCGCCGAGGATTTGACGGCTCGGTGAGTGTCTCCTGGGCGGACGGTCGATTCGGTTGGACGGGATATGTGCCTCCGGACGCGGTGCCAAGAATTGTCGATCCTCCGTCGGGATTCATCGTCAGCGCCAACCATCGCATGCTGAACACCCCCTCTCCCTATGTCGTCGGCCATTCGTTTGCCAACGGCTATCGCGCGTTCAGAATCTCGCAACGGCTGGAGGCTATGGCGAACATGCGGGAACGGGACCTGTTTGACCTGCAATTGGATTCGACCAGTCAATTCTATGAGTTCTATTGGCACCTTGCCAAAGGGCTGTTAACCGACGCGGTGAGTGAATGTAACCCATCTCTGGCGAAAGCGCGTCAGGCCTTCGAGGCCTGGAACGGGAAGGCCGATGCTGACAGCCGTGGTTTCGCGCTCATTCTCCGCTTTCGTCAAGTGCTCGTGCGTTCGGTGTTCGCTCCTTATTTGTCCTCTTGTCGCGAACGTGACGCGCAGTTTAGCTACGATGGTGATCTTGATACCCCGTTACGCCGGCTTCTCACGGCACAGATCCCGGAACTGAACCCGGATCCTGACCATTTCCCCGACTGGTCGGAATTCCTTCTGAATGCGGTGGAGCAAAGTGTCCGAGAATTAGAAGAGGAACATCCGTCTGTTTCGCTGACCGAGCTGAGGTGGGGGCGGTTGAATCGCGTGAAGATGGAGCATCCCCTCGCCGGAGCGCTTCCAGGCCTGGGATACCTCCTCAATATGCCGGATGAGCCCGCAGCCGGATGTGGGCAATGTATTCGCGTAATGCAGGACGGCCTCGGAGCGAGCCAGCGGCTCGTGGTGGCGCCCGGTCATCGGGACGAAGGGATTCTCCACATGCCCGGTGGACAGTCCGGGCATCCCCTCTCGCCTCACTATCGGGATCAACAACCGTATTGGAGTCATGGAATGCCGCTTCCGTTCTTGGCCGGAACTCCGGTCCATACGCTGAAGCTGGTTCCCCATTCACGAACCACACAGATGGTCGACGGACAGACACGCATGCCCGCCGAACGTCGATTTCACCAGGAGGAGAAGCGATGAACAGCGAAGAACGCGAAGACACGACTGTGTACAAGGTCGTTGTGAATCATGAAGAGCAATACTCGATCTGGCCGTCTTATCGCGAGAATCCGTTGGGCTGGAGGGACGAAGGCAAGACCGGGCTCAAGGCCGAATGTCTGGCCCATATCGCGGAAATATGGACCGACATGCGCCCCTTGAGTTTGAGGAAATGGATGGATGAGCAGGCGCAAACAGAGAAGACGGCCTCCTCATGCTGACGGTCGCGCGCTCGACTCCATGGATCGTCACTCATCCGCAGGTAGGCGCCGGCATGCGGTTGATTTGTTTCCCGTACGCGGGCGGGGGGGCCTCCGTATTTCGAAGCTGGGGTCAAAATTCCATGTTGTCGAATGTGGAAGTGTGCGCCGTTCAGCTTCCGGGGCGGGAGGCGAGGATCACCGAACCTCCCATCGAGGACTTGCGTCACCTCGTGCCTCTGCTGCGGGAGGCATTGGAGCCGTACCTGGATCGACCGTTCGCGTTGTTCGGCCACAGTATCGGCGCGCTGCTGAGTTTTGAATTGGCGCGCGAGTTGCGGAGAACCAATGGAATCGAGCCGCGCCATCTCTTCGTCTCGGGATGCCCTGCTCCGCATCTTCCCCCTTCGGAACGGATGTGTGATCTGTCGGAGGATGAATTTCTCGAGCGGTTGTATCGGTTCAACGGGACGCCGTCCGAGGTGCTGAATCATCCGGAATTGATGCGCATGATGCTTCCCGCTGTTCGCGCGGACTTCGCGCTTCGCGATCGATATGACTACAAGGACGAGCCTCCGGTGAGCTGCCCCATCACCGCGTTCGGAGGAATGGCGGATACGCATGTGGACTGCGCCGTGTTGCGGGCCTGGCGGGAGCACACAGGGGATCGATTTCAGCTCTGGCTGTTCCAAGGCGATCATTTTTTCATGAGAAGCGCTCAAGAACCGATGCTGGAAACACTCTCCGCCGCGTTGTCTCAGCAGCAGAGGATCAACCGATGATGGTCTCGCCGGCGGAAAGATTCGTCGTTCCGATGCGATCGGCCTCATGGTCGTTGCCGGGCGGCGACGTGCATGTGTGGTGCGCCGATATGCGCGAGCGATGGCCGGAATCTTTTCTCCGCGGCATGCTCGGCGAGGACGAGCAGGTTCGCGCGCGGAGTTTCGCATTCGAAGAAGACCGCCGGCGGTATCTTCACGCCCATGGTTTTCTGAGGATGATGCTCGGAGACTATCTCGGCCGGTCGCCCGGCTCGGTTCGGTTGACCACGGGACGGAATGGGAAACCGTGCTTGCTCTCGGATGAGGGGGCGTTCCGCTTCAACATCTCGCATGCGCGGTCACTCGTCCTCTGCGCCATGGCGCGTGGACGCGAAGTCGGCGTCGATATTGAATGGCGGGATCGTGAATTTTCGTGGCGCGACGTTGCGTCGTATGCCTGCTCGGAACGCGAGCAGGCGGTGCTGGCGTCACTCGCCGGACCGGCGCAGGCGGACACGTTTTTTTCGTGGTGGACCCTGAAGGAAGCCTACGTCAAGGCTCTCGGCGCGGGATTGGAATGGCCGTTGGATCGAATCGACGTTGCCGACGAATTCGAGGAGCGATTCCCCGCATCGACTCGTGGCGGCCTCAGGGATCATCGCTGGGCCATGTTCACGATTCCCCTGGGATCCGATTATTCCGGGGCGTTGGTGACCGAGGGCAGGCCTTCCCGTGTGCGTTGTTTTCAATGGGCGTGGGATCGGGAGGAAGCCCGGCTATTCGGCTCGCCGAACGTGGGAGAGATGGAGGAACAGCATGCACGCCGACCATAACAATAGCGCGCCGATGCCCGTGGAGGAAACATCCGGAGAGGCATTCGGTCGATCGTCCTGCCGGGTGAGCTACTTGGGCTCCGACACCCTTCTTCCTGTGGTGGTCAATCCCGCGAAGAAGCAGTCGTTGGCGGCATACCGAGACGCCGTGGAGCGGATAATGAACGCCCATCTTTCGACCGTCGGAGGCCTGCTGTTCAGGGGGTTTCCGATCGAATCGGCGGCGGACTTCGAGGCATTCGCGCGAATGATTTCGCCTGACCTGGCTTCCTACGAGTTCGGATCCACACCCCGGTCGCAGGTCCACAACCAGATTTATACGTCGACGGAATATCCTCCCCATCAGCACATTCCCCTGCACAACGAACAAGCGTACACCACCGAATGGCCGATGAAAATCTGGTTTTATTGCGCGCAGGCGTCTTCGGAAGGCGGCTATACGCCGATCGCGGACAGCCGCGAGGTGTATCGGCAGATTCCGGTCCGCATCAGAGAGCGATTCATCGAAAAGGGCGTGATGTACGTGCGCAACTATGGAAACGGACTGGACGTGCCCTGGACCAAGGTGTTCAACACCACGGACCGCGGGATCGTGGAGCGATTTTGCCGGGCGGCGGGGATCGTCCATGAGTGGAAACGGGACGGAGAGCTCCGCACGCGGCAAGTCTGCCAGGCCGTCGCCGTCCATCCCCGCACCAAGGAAACGGTGTGGTTCAACCAAGCGCATCTGTTCCATGTCTCGAATCTGGAGCCCTCCGTCCGCGAGGCGCTGCTGGCCGTCGTGAACGAAGCCGATCTCCCCCGGCAGGCCTGTTACGGAGACGGCACCCCGATCGAGACGGCCGTATTGGACGAAATTCGTGACATCTATCAATGCCACGCCGTCCGGTTTCCGTGGGAGGAAGGCGACGTGTTGATGCTGGACAATATGCTGGTGGCACATGGGCGCACGCCGTTCAAGGGACCGAGAAAAATTCTGGTGGCGATGGCTGAAGCCCATAAGAGTCGATGATGAGACCGATGCCTTCACATAGAGACATCATCGGCGCCACGGCGCAGGCTGTGTCGCAATCGAACGTGGACGTCTTTCCCGCCAGCTTCGCGCAGCAACGCTTGTGGTTTCTCTCCCGGTTGGAACCGGACAGTGCTTCATACAATACGGCGCTGGCGGTGCGGTTGCGAGGTCCGCTCAACCGTGAAGCGACGGCGCAGAGCCTCGGCGAAATCGTCCGGCGGCATGAAGTTCTCCGCACGACGTTCGACGAAGCGGACGGCGAGTTGGTTCAAATCATCGTTGCGGACCATTCAATGGACGTGCCGGTCACGGATTTCAGCATGGAGTCGCCGTCCAGGCGCGAGACCTCGGCCGCAGCGGCGGCGCAGGCGGAAGCGCATCGTCCCTTCGATCTGCGCACCGGTCCGTTGCTGCGGGCGCGGCTGCTCAAACTGGCGCCGCTGGAGCATGTGTTGGTCCTCACGCTCCACCACATCGTCTGCGACGGATGGTCGTCGCAGATCCTCGCGCGGGAATTCGTGACTCTCTATGAGGCATTCGATGCGGGCCTGCCGTCGCCGCTGCCTCCATTGCCGATTCAATACGCGGATTACGCGGTCTGGCAGCGCGGGTCGCTGCAAGGACTGGTGATCGAGGAACGGCTGGCCTATTGGAAAGAGAAATTGCAAGGACGACTACCGGTGCTCGACCTGCCGACGGATCGCCCGCGTCCGGCCGTGCAGAGCGACCGTGGCGCGCGCGTTCCTTTTGGGGTGTCGCGTGTCCTGACCGATCGGCTGCATGCGTTGAGCCGCCGGCAAGGCGCGACGCTGTTCATGACGCTTGCGGCGGCCTTCCAGGTGTTCCTGATGCGGTACAGCGGCCTGGAAGATTTTTGCCTCGGCACGCCGGTCGCGAACCGGCCGAAGCGGGAGACAGAGTCGTTGATCGGCTTTTTCTCCAACACGCTCGTCCTGCGGGCCGACCTCTCGAACAATCCGCCGTTCGTCGACCTGTTGGCGCGTGTACAGGAAACGGTGCTCGGCGCGCAGGCTCATCAAGATTTGCCGTTCGAGCAACTGGTAGACGCGTTGCAGCCGGTCCGCGCGCTGAGCCATACGCCGCTGTTCCAGGTGATGTTTGCGCTGCAAACTTCGCTGGCCAGGACACTGGCGATGACTTCGCTGGAGGTCAGCGCAATGGAGCTGGATTCGGGAGGCGCCAAGTTCGATCTGTCGCTCGACATGACGGAGGACAAGGGCGGACTGGAGTGCGCGTTCGAGTACAACGAGGATCTCTTCGATCAAGACACCGTCGGCAGGATGGCGGCTCATCTGCGGCAGCTTCTGGAAAGCATCGTCGATCACCCGCAGGCTCGGCTCAGCGAACTCGCGATGCTGACGGCGGCCGAACGTCGGAAGATTCTGATTGAATGGAATGACACCTCGATCCCAGGTTTTGCCGACGGTCGGGTGGCCCGTCTTTTCGAAGCGCAGGCGGCGCGGTCGCCGGAGGCCGTGGCCGTCTCTTGCGGCAAGGAAACACTCAGTTATCGGGATTTGAATGATCGCGCCGATCGGATTGCCCGCGCGCTTGCGATGGCCGGTGTCGGCTGCGAAACCGTCGTCGCTGTGCTCGGCGAGCGTGGCATCGACTATGTGGCTATGATGGTCGGCCTTTGGAAGTGCGGAGGAGTTTACCTGCCGCTCGATCCCGCACACCCGCCGTCACGATGGATGTCGATTCTCGAAGCCAGTCAAGCCTCGATGGTATTGACGACGGCGGCATGGGTATCCAGGGCAAACGACATGGTCGCCAAGATGCCGCGGGCCGCGCGGCCTGCGGTGCGCACCGTCGAAGCCTGTCTCACGGAAGAGCCGGTTCTATGTAGGGAGCGAGCCGCGTGGCCGTCCGCGAAATTGGCCTATGTGATCTACACCAGTGGCTCGACCGGCGTCCCGAAGGGAGCGATGGTGACGGAGCAGGGTCTGGTCAATCATCTTCGGAGCAAGATTTCCATGCTCCGTCTTGGACCGACCGATGTCATTGCGCAAACCGCTTCCCAGGGGTTCGACATTTCGGTGTGGCAGCTTACGGCCGCGCTCCTCTGCGGCGCCCGCACGCTTGTCGTGCCCGACGAAGCGGCCCGCGATCCGGAGCAACTCCTCCGCTATGTCGATGCGCAGAAAGTGACCGTCCTTGAAACAGTTCCGGCGTTGCTGCAAGGCATGCTCGACAGTGCCGCCGCCGGAGCCGACGTGCCGACGCTGACTCAACTGCGATGGCTCTTGCCCACCGGAGAAGCGCTACCGCCTGCTTTGATCCGCCGGTGGTTCGAGCGATACCGGCATGTGCCGCTGATGAACGCCTATGGCCCGGCTGAATGCGCCGACGATGTGGCCACGGCGACGATCACCACGCCGCCGGATGACACCCATGCGCATGCGCCGATCGGCAAGCCCATCGCCAACCTACGTGGCTATGTCGTGGACAGCGGGCTGGCACCGGTACCGATCGGCGCCGCCGGCGAACTGTGCGTCGCGGGAGCCGGCGTCGGCCGGGGCTATCTCCACGATCCCGCCAGGACTGCCGAGATGTTCGTGCCTGATCCCTTCTCCGATGAACCGGGCGCGCGACTCTATCGGACCGGCGACCGTGTCCGCCATCGTCCGGACGGAACGATGGAGTTTCTCGGACGCCGGGATCATCAAGTCAAAGTCCGAGGTGTGCGCATCGAGCTGGGTGAAGTCGAATTTCGTTTGCAGGCCCATCCGGACGTTCGCGAAGCGGCGGCTGTCGTGCGTCGGGACCGTCTTGGGCATAAGCAATTGGTAGCCTATGTCGCGCCTCGAGACGGCGCATCCTGCGATGCCGATGTGTTGATCCGGCTGCTGCGCGAGCAATTGCCGGAGCCGATGGTCCCCTCTGCCATCATCATGCTCAACGCGCTGCCACGCAATGTCAACGGCAAGATCGACCGGGAGGGCTTGCCCGAGCCGGACCATGCGGCGGTAAAGGAATGGACTCCGGCCCGCACGCCGACTGAAGCGCAGTTGTCGGCTGTCTGGGCCGAGGTGCTGGGTGTGGAGCGTGTCGGCGTGCACGACAATTTCTTCGAGCTGGGAGGGGATTCCATTCTTAGTTTACAGATTGTCTCTCGCGCGAAGACGCAAGGCCTGCCGCTCACGCCGCGACATCTGTTTCAACATCAGACGATCGCCGAATTGGCGGAGGCGGCGGGCGACAGGATTGAAAGAGTCGATTCGGAGCCGAAGCGCGGGATCCGAGTTCAAAGGCCGACTGATCAGGCCCTGCTCGAAACGGCGCGGAGATTTCATCCCAGTACCGAAGATGTCTACCCGCTCACACCGTTGCAGCAGGGGCTACTGTTTCACAGCCTGTACGAACCGCAGTCGGGCGTCTACATTGAGCAGCTGAGTTGCCTCCTCCGGGGCCGGCTGGATCATGTTTCATTCCTCGACGCATGGCGGATGGTGATTGCGCGGTCGACGTCGTTCCGCACCGCGTTCATGTGGCAGGAACTCGACAGGCCCATGCAGGCCGTGTTGCCGGGGGAGGCGCCGCCCATCATCGAGCTCGACTGGCGCGATGCGCCGGAATCCAACCGGCGCGAACGGCTGCGCGAATTCCTTCGGAACGATCGCCTGACGGATTTCGACCTGGCAAGGCCTCCGCTCATGCGCCTCGCCTTGATCCGTGTCGCGGATGACGCGCGCTACCTGATTTGGACGCATCACCACATCGTGCTCGACGGCTGGTGTATTCCCATTATTCTGAGCGATCTGTTTGCCTGCTATGCCTTTTTCAAAGGCGGCCCGGATCCGGGCGAGCCGCCCTCGCAACCCTATCGAGGCTACGTCGAGTGGATTCTTTCTCAGGACCAGACGGCAGCGGAAAAGTACTGGCGCAAGACCCTGGCGGGCATCACGTCACCCACGCCCCTTCCGACGGATCGCTCGTCGGACGGCGCGCAATCGGATGACGGCTACGGCATGCATCGATTGACGTTCTCAGCCGCCGAGACGTCCGTGCTTCAGGAGTATGCCTCCAGAGAACGAATCACGGTCAATACGCTGGTGCAGGGAGCATGGGCGCTGTTGCTGAGCCGGTACAGCGGAGAAAAAGACGTGCTGTTCGGCACCACGGTGTCGGGACGGTCCGCGGATGTTCCGGGCATCGAGACGATGCTCGGGCTGTTCATCAATACGCTGCCGCTTCGTGTCGCCGTATCGCCGGACATGCCCGTGCAAGCCTGGCTTCGTCACTTGCTCATGCACAACAGCGAGCTGCGTCAATACGAGCATGTCTCCCTCGCGCAGATCCAGGGCTGGAGTCAGATGCCGCGCGGCCGGCAGCTCTTCGAGAGTCTGCTGGTATTCGACAATCATCCGACGGATCGGATGCTGGAAGAGGGGCAGGTCGGCATGACGGTTCATGAGGTTCGCCTCGAGGGACAGACTAATTATCCCCTGACACTCCACGTCATTCCCGGTGAAGAACTTTCACTGATATTGTCATACCAAAGAAAACGTTTGTCGGCCGGACAGATCGAGCGTATCGCCGCTCATCTGGGCATTGCGCTGGACCAATTGGCCGCCTGTCCGCAAGCGCCGCTGGCGACGATTGAAATCATAGGTCAAGCCGAACGGCAACAGGTGGTGAAAGAGTGGAACGCAACAGAGGTGGCCTATCCGGATGAGCGGAACCTTCCGCATCTGATTGAAGCGCAAGTTCTGCGAACGCCTGAAGCTGTCGCCGTCGTATGTGAAGGTCGGCAGCTGACCTATCGCACGTTGAACGAGCGGGCGAATCAGCTGGCTCACTATCTCCGGAATCGTGGCGTGGGACCGGAAGTCCGTGTCGCGCTCTGCGTCGAGCGTTCGCTGGATATGGTGGTGGGGCTGCTCGGCATCATGAAGGCCGGCGGGGCTTACATACCGCTGGATCCCACTTATCCCCGCGAACGTCTGGCCTTCATGCTCGCCGATGCGCAGGTGCAATTGCTTGTGACGCAGCAGCCGCTCGTCGCCGGCCTTCCCTCGGATCAAGTTCCAATCCTGTGCCTCGACCGCGAGCGGCCAGCGATCGCGCAGGAGCCGGAACATGACCTCGCCCTGAGAACTCACTCAGACCTGGCGGCCTATG is a genomic window containing:
- a CDS encoding cyclic peptide export ABC transporter; protein product: MSLIRFLYGNSWRLVMLSMVAGLISGLASAGIIAFINSALEESRRTTALGVSFLGGVALVVVTKAFSEVVLTRLGQDIIAQLRVHLSEQILRAPLRHVQELGRHRLLAALNEDTDVIAQAYVQIPLICVNGATVVGCLAYLGWLSWPVLAIVLGFMIFGALSFQAQEKQALHSFKRARETNDTLFRHFQSILEGIKELKLHRERRQAFLATALRPTVTAYKRDFVKGMTVYAIATNWGMFLFYAVIGLALFVLPEWLTLTPQAIAGATLVLLYMMGPFAQIVETLPSVGRADVALEKVETLGLSLEAASAQDQLEKSETVRMKGSGGPVLNIAWKRIELVGVTHRYYREEEEGSFHLGPIELSFTPGELVFLVGGNGSGKTTLALLLLGLYAPESGTIRLDGVPIDEINRENYRQLFSAVFSDYHLFDTLFGLNRTDLDGQAREYVDRLQLQGKVRIRDGEFSTQALSQGQRKRLALLTAYLEDRPFYVFDEWAADQDPVFRRVFYEELLPDLKARGKTALVITHDDQYFSIADRCLRMDLGKIMTVSEGAGAFR
- a CDS encoding thioesterase II family protein, encoding MLTVARSTPWIVTHPQVGAGMRLICFPYAGGGASVFRSWGQNSMLSNVEVCAVQLPGREARITEPPIEDLRHLVPLLREALEPYLDRPFALFGHSIGALLSFELARELRRTNGIEPRHLFVSGCPAPHLPPSERMCDLSEDEFLERLYRFNGTPSEVLNHPELMRMMLPAVRADFALRDRYDYKDEPPVSCPITAFGGMADTHVDCAVLRAWREHTGDRFQLWLFQGDHFFMRSAQEPMLETLSAALSQQQRINR
- a CDS encoding diaminobutyrate--2-oxoglutarate transaminase, which encodes MKKLFSAMPQSVVEARERNPYLKRQAGRESNARSYPRRLPLALSKAKGIYVQDTDNRTYIDCLAGAGALTLGHNHPVVLDAIQQLLRDGVPFQTLDLTTPVKDRFVDALFGALPKEFAEEARIQFCGPSGADAVEAAVKLVKTATGRRTILSFHGAYHGMTHGGLALTGHLAPKAAITGLMPDVQFLPYPYDYRCPFGVGGEGGHRLSSTYIERLLDDPNSGVVSPAAVILEVVQGEGGVIPSPDAWLREIRRMTKDRDIPLIVDEIQTGLGRTGSLFAFERAGIIPDAVVLSKAIGGGLPLSVVVYRAELDQWQPGAHAGTFRGNQMAMAAGAATIEFVRTHRLDQHAQIMGERLLSHLRKAQASLRSFGDVRGRGLMIGVEIIDADASPDAGGAYPAAPELARKIQSQALNRGLILELGGRNGSVVRFLSPLIVTAEEVDTIASIFCDAARAAEQDSRV
- a CDS encoding MbtH family protein; the encoded protein is MNSEEREDTTVYKVVVNHEEQYSIWPSYRENPLGWRDEGKTGLKAECLAHIAEIWTDMRPLSLRKWMDEQAQTEKTASSC
- a CDS encoding penicillin acylase family protein encodes the protein MRRVALPMVVCLVLACGVGYVVMTIRASLPMLDGEVSVNGLHEPVTVTSDAYGIPTIMAGSRADAIRTLGYVTARDRLFQMDLLRRSGAGRLAEVLGETMRETDLRQRMFGFSGAAGAIAKRLPQDQRDVLDAYTDGVNDYLDRMETPPVECVLLGYKPDRWKVEDSLLILLGMFHMLSGTDEEERMRTVMEQTLPSEVVTFLVPETDPYTDAVLGRKSFSSPAIPIRALAALRRPLDQMHARRASLVRFGKSGKSGLGSNGWVVQGAKTADGRSVLANDMHLDMSVPNIWYRIQLRYGQVELAGVAVPGIPVVVAGTNGLVAWGVTNVEGDFLDLVRLEVNPLDGNEYKTPDGWKRFTIRREIIKVKDAPDSVVEIKDTVWGPVSHNALMDGPVAVRWTALDPEAVNLGQLGMDQVRSVDEAVTVMTHAGGPANNVILADSGGHIAWTYTGKIPMRRGFDGSVSVSWADGRFGWTGYVPPDAVPRIVDPPSGFIVSANHRMLNTPSPYVVGHSFANGYRAFRISQRLEAMANMRERDLFDLQLDSTSQFYEFYWHLAKGLLTDAVSECNPSLAKARQAFEAWNGKADADSRGFALILRFRQVLVRSVFAPYLSSCRERDAQFSYDGDLDTPLRRLLTAQIPELNPDPDHFPDWSEFLLNAVEQSVRELEEEHPSVSLTELRWGRLNRVKMEHPLAGALPGLGYLLNMPDEPAAGCGQCIRVMQDGLGASQRLVVAPGHRDEGILHMPGGQSGHPLSPHYRDQQPYWSHGMPLPFLAGTPVHTLKLVPHSRTTQMVDGQTRMPAERRFHQEEKR